In Halapricum desulfuricans, a single window of DNA contains:
- a CDS encoding Lrp/AsnC family transcriptional regulator codes for MDLSEELLELLQENARYSTDDLARMTDADPETVEAEIERLESEGIIRGYQAVVDFEETERERVRAIVELNVTLDRETSYGDIAERIVQFPEVQELRLVSGDYDFDMEVEGDSMREVSHFISDKIAPIPEITQTVTHYHMDTYKTRGIVLGDHDEDDRLSVSP; via the coding sequence CCCGGTACAGCACCGATGATCTCGCCCGCATGACCGACGCCGATCCCGAAACGGTCGAGGCGGAGATCGAGCGCCTCGAATCGGAAGGGATCATCCGGGGCTATCAGGCCGTCGTCGACTTCGAGGAGACGGAACGCGAGCGCGTCCGGGCGATCGTCGAACTCAACGTCACGCTCGACCGGGAGACGAGCTACGGCGACATCGCCGAACGGATCGTCCAGTTCCCCGAAGTGCAGGAACTGCGGCTGGTCAGCGGCGACTACGACTTCGACATGGAGGTCGAGGGCGACTCGATGCGGGAAGTGAGCCACTTCATCAGCGACAAGATCGCCCCGATCCCCGAGATCACCCAGACGGTGACTCACTATCACATGGACACCTACAAGACACGGGGCATCGTCCTCGGTGACCACGACGAGGACGATCGACTGTCGGTCTCACCATGA
- a CDS encoding pyridoxal phosphate-dependent aminotransferase has translation MTIEPSQRVETVPPSGIRRFFELAEEMDDIISLGVGEPDFSAPWAAREAAITSLELGKTSYTANRGRRELRELIAGDVDRRYDLEYDPDEEVLVTTGASEGVDLALRAVIDPGDTVAVVQPSYVSYVPGVIFAGGEPLPVPTTQETDFKLTTDALYDAGVEGADALVLCYPNNPTGATMTGSELEPIAEFAREHDLVVLSDEIYSELSYEHDHTSIATLPGMRERTIVFNGFSKAYAMTGLRLGYALGPPEAIGAMNRIHQYTMLSAPTTAQYAAIEALESCDDAVAEMRRQYDRRRRLVLSRFEEMGIECFPASGAFYAFPESPWDDGEAFAEALLEQEHVAVVPGTAFGEGGEGHLRVSYATGMDDLKEALDRIERFIS, from the coding sequence ATGACGATCGAACCGTCCCAGCGCGTCGAGACCGTCCCGCCGTCGGGGATCCGTCGGTTCTTCGAACTCGCCGAGGAGATGGACGACATCATCTCGCTCGGGGTCGGCGAGCCCGACTTCTCCGCGCCGTGGGCCGCCCGAGAAGCGGCGATCACCTCCCTTGAGCTGGGCAAAACCTCCTACACGGCCAACCGCGGCCGGCGCGAGCTCCGGGAGCTGATCGCCGGGGACGTCGATCGCCGGTACGACCTCGAGTACGACCCCGACGAGGAGGTCCTGGTCACGACTGGCGCGAGCGAGGGCGTCGATCTGGCGCTGCGTGCGGTGATCGACCCCGGAGACACCGTCGCGGTCGTCCAGCCGAGTTACGTCTCCTACGTCCCGGGGGTGATCTTCGCCGGCGGCGAGCCGCTGCCCGTGCCGACGACCCAGGAGACCGATTTCAAGCTCACCACCGACGCGCTGTACGACGCCGGTGTTGAGGGGGCCGACGCGCTGGTGCTCTGCTATCCGAACAACCCGACCGGCGCGACGATGACCGGTTCGGAGCTGGAGCCGATCGCCGAGTTCGCCCGCGAACACGATCTGGTGGTCCTCTCGGACGAGATCTACTCGGAGCTGTCCTACGAGCACGACCACACCTCGATCGCGACGCTGCCGGGCATGCGTGAGCGAACGATCGTGTTCAACGGCTTCTCGAAGGCCTACGCGATGACTGGCCTCCGACTGGGGTACGCACTCGGCCCGCCCGAGGCCATCGGCGCGATGAACCGCATCCACCAGTACACGATGCTGTCGGCCCCGACGACCGCCCAGTATGCCGCGATCGAGGCCTTAGAGAGCTGTGACGACGCCGTCGCCGAGATGCGACGGCAGTACGATCGCCGCCGTCGGCTGGTGCTTTCGCGGTTCGAGGAGATGGGGATCGAGTGTTTCCCCGCGTCCGGGGCCTTTTACGCGTTCCCGGAATCGCCGTGGGACGACGGCGAGGCGTTCGCCGAGGCGCTGCTCGAACAAGAGCACGTCGCGGTCGTCCCCGGAACGGCCTTCGGAGAGGGCGGCGAGGGGCACCTCCGGGTCTCGTACGCGACGGGAATGGACGATCTGAAGGAAGCGCTGGACCGCATCGAGCGCTTTATTTCCTGA
- a CDS encoding MTH1187 family thiamine-binding protein has product MTLIAFLSVAPVIEGSMSGEVAKAVAALEDFSVSYETTPMGTIIETDDPDELFAAAQAAHQAVDADRVETFLKIDDKRTVEQAAGEKVDAVEEHLGHEARSDRE; this is encoded by the coding sequence ATGACACTGATCGCGTTTCTGAGCGTCGCACCGGTGATCGAGGGGAGCATGTCCGGCGAGGTCGCGAAGGCCGTCGCCGCGCTGGAGGACTTTTCGGTCAGCTACGAGACGACGCCGATGGGGACGATCATCGAGACCGACGACCCGGACGAGCTGTTCGCAGCCGCACAGGCCGCCCATCAGGCCGTCGACGCCGACCGCGTCGAGACGTTCCTGAAGATCGACGACAAGCGAACCGTCGAACAAGCGGCGGGCGAGAAAGTCGACGCCGTCGAAGAACACCTGGGCCACGAGGCGCGAAGCGACCGGGAGTGA
- a CDS encoding DUF3592 domain-containing protein encodes MVELLALAGLPFLFVGALVLQYGGRLSLGLYRRRRQTRTVEAEIREVSATETDEGVFEPTVRFRYRFDGESYDSTIVREGSEPPSGSRDLVDSYLAEFEEGETVTATLLSSMPDRAVLERSTDRWPHVVAVVATLLGVAFTALGGGIVVAGIV; translated from the coding sequence ATGGTCGAACTGCTCGCGCTCGCGGGGCTGCCCTTCCTGTTCGTCGGCGCGCTCGTCCTGCAGTACGGCGGCCGCCTCTCGCTCGGTCTCTATCGACGCCGCCGCCAGACCCGAACCGTCGAGGCCGAGATCCGGGAGGTCAGCGCGACCGAGACTGATGAGGGCGTCTTCGAACCGACAGTCCGCTTTCGGTACCGTTTCGACGGGGAGTCGTACGATTCGACGATCGTCCGCGAGGGAAGCGAGCCGCCGTCGGGAAGCCGCGACCTCGTCGACTCGTATCTCGCCGAGTTCGAGGAGGGCGAGACCGTCACCGCGACGCTGCTGTCCAGTATGCCCGACCGGGCCGTCCTCGAGCGCTCGACGGATCGGTGGCCGCACGTCGTCGCGGTCGTTGCGACGCTGTTGGGCGTGGCGTTTACCGCGCTGGGCGGCGGCATCGTCGTCGCCGGTATCGTCTGA
- a CDS encoding DUF7126 family protein, with the protein MNVIVAGADTDEIAAAIESQGHEVTVLDIANQSALEDAGLETAGALVLTEVAQATAIPVAKELNPDLRTLVYASESLPEFVRGQVDLAIDPALLDADTVAEELDA; encoded by the coding sequence ATGAACGTCATCGTCGCCGGAGCGGACACCGACGAGATCGCCGCCGCGATCGAATCCCAGGGCCACGAGGTCACGGTTCTCGACATCGCGAACCAGTCGGCGCTGGAAGACGCCGGACTCGAGACGGCCGGCGCGCTCGTGTTGACCGAGGTCGCACAGGCGACCGCGATCCCGGTCGCGAAGGAGCTCAACCCCGACCTGCGGACGCTCGTCTACGCGAGCGAGTCGCTGCCGGAGTTCGTCCGCGGACAGGTCGATCTCGCGATCGATCCCGCACTGCTCGACGCCGATACTGTCGCCGAGGAACTCGACGCGTAG
- the cyaB gene encoding class IV adenylate cyclase, with the protein MYEVELKVRADHGRVRERLDALGAERVGGVTQADTYYDAPHRDFAATDEAFRLREETRDGTAETRITYKGPKIDAESKTREELETTVGDAEVARELVESLGFEPVATVRKNREYFSLSGFTVTLDAVEGVGEFVEVETDVETEPEIESARESAAELLDDLGLDIDDQLRISYLELLLADATDTHE; encoded by the coding sequence ATGTACGAGGTCGAACTGAAGGTCCGAGCGGATCACGGCCGGGTGCGCGAGCGACTCGACGCGCTCGGTGCCGAACGCGTCGGCGGCGTCACACAGGCCGATACCTACTACGACGCCCCGCACAGGGACTTCGCGGCGACCGACGAGGCCTTCCGGCTCCGCGAGGAGACCCGCGACGGTACCGCCGAAACTCGAATCACGTACAAAGGCCCGAAAATCGACGCCGAGTCGAAGACCCGCGAGGAGCTGGAGACGACGGTCGGCGACGCCGAAGTGGCCCGCGAACTCGTCGAGTCGCTCGGGTTCGAACCGGTCGCGACCGTCCGCAAGAACCGCGAGTACTTTTCGCTCTCCGGGTTCACCGTCACGCTCGACGCGGTCGAGGGCGTCGGGGAGTTCGTCGAGGTCGAAACCGACGTCGAGACCGAGCCCGAGATCGAATCGGCCCGCGAGTCGGCCGCCGAACTGCTCGACGACCTCGGGCTCGACATCGACGACCAGTTGCGGATCTCGTATCTCGAGCTCCTGCTCGCCGACGCGACGGATACCCACGAGTAA
- a CDS encoding methionine adenosyltransferase: MSQRNIRVQPTEDRAVEDQDVEIVERKGIGHPDSICDGVAESVSRALAQAYLDRYGTVLHYNTDETQLVAGTAAPAFGGGEVLDPIYLLVVGRATKTYDGRRFPAESIALEAARTYLDETFPSLDVGTDVIVDVKLGEGSGDLQEVFGEDGAVPMANDTSYGVGHAPLTETERIVLNTERKLNGPYSDDNPAVGQDIKVMGKREGDHIDVTVAVAVIDDYVESMSEYRETIEGVREYVSDLASEYTDRSVDVYVNTADNYDEGAIYLTTTGTSAEQGDDGSVGRGNRANGLITPNRPMSMEATSGKNPVNHIGKIYNLLSTEIAQSVSDRVDGIREVQIRLLSQIGQPIDKPHVADAQLVTEDGVSVADVESEVEATIDDELSDITDVTEAVIEGDISTF, encoded by the coding sequence ATGAGCCAGCGGAACATCCGCGTGCAGCCGACGGAAGACAGAGCGGTCGAAGACCAGGACGTGGAGATCGTCGAGCGGAAGGGGATCGGTCATCCCGACTCGATCTGTGACGGCGTCGCCGAGAGTGTCTCGCGGGCGCTCGCACAGGCGTATCTCGACCGATACGGCACGGTATTGCACTACAACACCGACGAGACACAGCTGGTCGCCGGGACGGCCGCGCCCGCCTTCGGCGGCGGTGAAGTTCTCGATCCGATCTATCTGCTCGTGGTCGGCCGCGCGACCAAGACCTACGACGGCCGGCGCTTCCCCGCCGAGTCGATCGCGCTGGAGGCCGCCCGGACGTATCTCGACGAGACGTTCCCGAGTCTGGACGTCGGGACGGACGTGATCGTCGACGTCAAACTCGGTGAAGGGAGCGGCGACCTGCAGGAGGTCTTCGGCGAGGACGGCGCGGTCCCGATGGCCAACGACACCTCCTACGGGGTCGGTCACGCGCCGCTGACCGAGACCGAGCGGATCGTGTTGAACACCGAGCGAAAACTCAACGGACCCTACAGCGACGACAACCCGGCGGTCGGTCAGGACATCAAGGTCATGGGCAAACGCGAGGGCGATCACATCGACGTCACGGTCGCCGTCGCGGTCATCGACGACTACGTCGAGAGCATGAGCGAGTACCGCGAGACGATCGAGGGCGTCCGCGAGTACGTCAGTGACCTCGCGAGCGAGTACACCGACCGGTCGGTCGACGTCTACGTCAACACCGCCGACAACTACGACGAGGGCGCGATCTACCTCACGACGACCGGAACCAGCGCCGAACAGGGCGACGACGGGTCGGTCGGCAGGGGCAACCGCGCCAACGGCCTCATCACCCCGAACCGCCCGATGAGCATGGAGGCCACCTCCGGGAAGAACCCCGTCAACCACATCGGGAAGATCTACAACCTCCTCTCGACCGAGATCGCCCAGTCGGTATCCGATCGGGTCGACGGTATCCGGGAAGTACAGATCCGCCTGCTCAGTCAGATCGGCCAGCCGATCGACAAGCCACACGTCGCCGACGCGCAACTGGTCACCGAAGACGGCGTCTCGGTCGCCGACGTCGAATCCGAGGTCGAGGCGACCATCGACGACGAACTCTCGGACATCACCGACGTCACCGAGGCCGTTATCGAGGGCGACATATCGACATTCTGA
- a CDS encoding tRNA sulfurtransferase: MHPPDAGTVLVRHGELGVKSDQVRIKMERQLQGHIDALLEDRSIPGRVRTERNRLYVETEPEHVEDATAAATDAFGVVSASPAVRVEPELDTILAAMKRGAEREYDGGAFAVRARRAGPADAHPFSSTDLEREGGAAVGEAIEALGGDVVVDLDDPDFTVFVECRPEKAFVFLEKRDGPGGLPLGSQRPLVALVSGGHDSPVAAWEAMRRGSPIVPLYVDLGAFGGADHRARAVATADRLAELAPQYDMRLRVASAADLVADLMATVEATRMLSLRRAMLAVAEQVADDRDAVGIVTGESIGQKSSQTTANLAATDAATDLPVHRPLVTTDKTDILEQARELGTYEDTSIPAGCNRVAPEHPETNATVEAVEAAEPDDLFERARAIADERTIVDRG; encoded by the coding sequence ATGCACCCGCCGGATGCCGGGACCGTCCTCGTCCGCCACGGGGAACTCGGCGTCAAGAGCGATCAGGTCCGCATCAAGATGGAGCGCCAGCTTCAGGGCCATATCGATGCCCTGCTCGAGGACCGCTCGATTCCCGGGCGGGTCAGGACAGAGCGAAACCGCCTCTACGTCGAGACCGAGCCCGAACACGTCGAAGACGCGACCGCGGCGGCGACCGACGCCTTCGGCGTCGTCTCGGCGAGCCCGGCGGTCCGGGTCGAGCCCGAACTGGATACGATCCTCGCGGCAATGAAACGGGGGGCCGAGCGAGAGTACGACGGCGGCGCGTTCGCAGTGCGCGCCCGTCGAGCGGGCCCCGCCGACGCCCACCCGTTTTCCAGTACCGACCTCGAACGCGAGGGCGGCGCGGCCGTCGGCGAGGCTATCGAAGCACTGGGCGGGGACGTGGTCGTCGACCTCGACGATCCGGACTTCACCGTCTTCGTCGAGTGTCGCCCCGAGAAGGCGTTCGTCTTCCTCGAGAAACGTGACGGGCCGGGCGGGCTCCCGCTGGGGAGTCAACGCCCGCTGGTCGCGCTGGTCAGCGGCGGTCACGACTCGCCGGTGGCGGCCTGGGAGGCGATGCGCCGCGGCAGCCCGATCGTCCCCCTGTACGTCGATCTCGGGGCGTTCGGCGGTGCGGACCATCGGGCACGGGCCGTCGCGACCGCCGACCGGCTGGCCGAACTGGCTCCACAGTACGACATGCGGCTCCGGGTAGCTTCGGCGGCGGATCTGGTCGCCGATCTGATGGCGACCGTCGAGGCGACGCGGATGCTCTCGCTCCGCCGGGCAATGCTCGCGGTCGCCGAGCAGGTGGCCGACGACCGCGACGCCGTCGGGATCGTCACCGGTGAGTCGATCGGCCAGAAGTCCAGCCAGACGACCGCGAACCTCGCCGCCACCGACGCCGCGACCGACCTGCCGGTCCACCGGCCGCTGGTGACGACCGACAAGACCGACATCTTAGAGCAGGCGCGGGAACTGGGCACCTACGAGGACACCTCGATCCCGGCCGGCTGCAACCGAGTTGCGCCCGAGCATCCCGAGACGAACGCGACTGTCGAGGCCGTCGAGGCGGCCGAACCCGACGATCTCTTCGAGCGGGCGCGAGCGATCGCCGACGAGCGGACGATCGTCGATCGGGGATAA
- a CDS encoding DUF5804 family protein produces MTRVCLLGAEDVNLEYELLSHETSRNALATYDLREPYDNSVALETVSLGAAVALLNDLNWYLVRFVEDVLVFEPSVSGSEWLSRDAATAVRDDELAPEETDRYLKIYGVVEPETDALDDQSESAEEPDTDGNAGQDRSPRLVEPMFVTRTGPNLPEYDLRDVDKTLVVRVTESEFGA; encoded by the coding sequence ATGACGCGGGTCTGCCTGCTCGGCGCGGAGGACGTCAATCTCGAGTACGAACTGCTCAGCCACGAGACCTCCCGCAACGCGCTGGCGACCTACGACCTCCGGGAACCGTACGACAACTCCGTCGCGCTCGAAACCGTCAGCCTCGGTGCGGCGGTCGCGCTGTTGAACGACCTCAACTGGTATCTCGTCCGCTTCGTCGAGGACGTCCTCGTGTTCGAGCCCAGCGTCTCCGGGTCGGAGTGGCTCTCCCGTGACGCGGCGACCGCCGTCCGCGACGACGAACTCGCGCCCGAGGAGACCGACCGCTACCTGAAGATCTACGGCGTCGTCGAGCCCGAGACGGACGCGCTCGACGACCAGTCAGAGTCCGCCGAGGAACCCGACACGGACGGGAACGCCGGTCAGGACCGTTCGCCACGGCTGGTCGAGCCGATGTTCGTCACGCGAACGGGACCCAACCTGCCCGAGTACGACCTCCGGGACGTCGATAAGACGCTCGTCGTCCGCGTCACCGAGTCCGAGTTCGGGGCGTGA
- a CDS encoding saccharopine dehydrogenase family protein: protein MTWLIYGAYGYTGELIAREAVDRGLDPILAGRSRESVDALAAELDCEARAFALSGPALAQQLDDVDLVLNCAGPFVDTHEPLVAACLDSDTHYLDITGEIEVFESIRGFDDRARRAGLTLLPGVGFDVVPSDCLAAHLAERLPGAESLSIGYQPAGGFSRGTLKTAIAGLGEPGLVRRDGRLEAVPVGHETREIDFGEGSVPATTVPLGDVSTAYHTTGIPDVDCYLAVPPVAARLLRYQRYLAPLLALDPVQGLLESVVDRLVDGPDAETRAETTATLWGEVSDGDATRVSRLRTPNVYRTTTLAALEAVERTLAGDAPDGYQTPASAFGSDLILSIEGVERIDEWHR from the coding sequence ATGACGTGGCTCATCTACGGCGCGTACGGCTACACCGGGGAGCTGATCGCTCGCGAGGCCGTCGACCGCGGTCTCGACCCGATCCTCGCCGGCCGGTCCCGGGAGAGCGTCGACGCACTCGCCGCGGAACTCGACTGCGAGGCGCGCGCGTTCGCGCTGTCGGGACCGGCACTGGCACAGCAACTTGACGACGTGGATCTCGTGCTCAACTGCGCCGGCCCGTTCGTCGACACCCATGAACCGCTGGTGGCGGCCTGTCTCGACAGCGACACCCACTATCTCGACATCACGGGCGAGATCGAGGTCTTCGAGTCGATCCGGGGGTTCGACGACCGCGCTCGGCGGGCGGGGCTCACGCTTCTCCCGGGCGTCGGGTTCGACGTCGTTCCCTCGGACTGTCTGGCTGCTCACCTCGCGGAGCGACTCCCCGGAGCCGAGTCGCTGTCGATCGGCTATCAGCCCGCGGGCGGGTTCTCCCGGGGGACGCTGAAGACGGCGATCGCCGGCCTCGGTGAGCCCGGGCTCGTCCGCCGGGACGGTCGTCTCGAAGCCGTTCCGGTCGGCCACGAGACCCGCGAGATCGACTTCGGGGAGGGGTCGGTCCCGGCGACGACAGTCCCGCTCGGCGACGTCTCGACGGCCTATCACACGACGGGGATCCCGGACGTCGACTGTTACCTCGCGGTCCCGCCGGTCGCGGCGCGCTTGCTCCGCTATCAGCGGTATCTCGCTCCCCTCCTCGCGCTGGACCCGGTCCAGGGGCTGCTCGAGAGCGTCGTCGATCGGCTCGTCGACGGCCCCGATGCCGAGACGCGTGCCGAGACGACGGCGACGCTGTGGGGCGAAGTCAGTGACGGCGACGCGACGCGCGTGTCGCGGCTGCGCACGCCGAACGTCTACCGGACGACGACACTCGCCGCGCTCGAGGCCGTCGAGCGCACCCTCGCGGGCGACGCGCCGGACGGATATCAGACGCCGGCGAGCGCATTCGGATCGGATCTGATCCTCTCGATCGAGGGCGTCGAGCGGATCGACGAGTGGCACCGTTGA
- a CDS encoding transcriptional regulator has translation MREASRTTRQRIADRLREEALAAGEIATEFDVQTSVALDHVEHVAKSLEESDEQLLVAPPTCRECGFEAFDDLINRPSRCPECKSESISEPAFTIE, from the coding sequence ATGCGCGAGGCGAGTCGGACGACGCGACAGCGGATCGCCGACAGGCTACGCGAGGAGGCGCTGGCGGCCGGCGAGATCGCCACCGAGTTCGACGTGCAGACGAGCGTCGCACTGGATCACGTCGAGCACGTCGCTAAATCGCTCGAGGAGAGCGACGAGCAACTGCTGGTCGCGCCGCCGACCTGCCGGGAGTGTGGGTTCGAGGCGTTCGACGACCTGATCAACCGCCCGAGTCGCTGCCCCGAATGTAAAAGCGAGTCCATCAGCGAGCCGGCGTTCACGATCGAGTGA
- a CDS encoding PspA/IM30 family protein, translating to MGIISRASYIIRSKVNSLLNRAEDPSETLDYSYEQLRDQLQDVKQGIADLTTQKKRLEIQKRRLEENVGKHNEQAREAVRQDREDLARKALEKKKQKMSQIEQLETQISDLQQQQDRLVEQKNTLQSRIEEFRTKKETMKARYEAAEASSKVSEAMTGAGDEFEDVGRAIERAEERTEDMEARAQAMDELQETGAFEDVLSDKDQVDRELEQLGTDSEVDAELETLKSEMGDAEAETESAEATSGSPEETGDRDTADLEDVDTADLDDVQSEIDKSEVESELEDIKQEETESS from the coding sequence ATGGGAATCATTTCACGCGCCTCGTACATCATCAGATCGAAGGTCAACAGCCTTCTCAACCGGGCTGAGGACCCCAGCGAGACGCTCGATTACTCTTACGAACAGCTCCGAGACCAGTTGCAGGACGTCAAACAGGGGATCGCCGATCTCACGACCCAGAAGAAACGCCTCGAGATCCAGAAGCGTCGCCTCGAGGAGAACGTCGGGAAGCACAACGAGCAGGCCCGCGAAGCGGTCAGACAGGACCGAGAGGATCTGGCCCGGAAGGCCCTCGAGAAGAAAAAGCAGAAGATGAGTCAGATCGAGCAACTGGAGACACAGATCAGCGACCTCCAGCAACAGCAGGACCGGCTCGTCGAACAGAAAAACACGCTACAGAGCCGCATCGAGGAGTTCCGGACGAAAAAGGAAACGATGAAGGCCCGGTACGAGGCGGCCGAGGCCTCTTCGAAAGTCAGCGAGGCGATGACAGGGGCCGGCGACGAGTTCGAGGACGTCGGCCGGGCGATCGAACGGGCCGAGGAGCGAACCGAGGACATGGAGGCGCGGGCCCAGGCGATGGACGAACTCCAGGAGACCGGCGCGTTCGAGGACGTCCTCTCCGACAAGGACCAGGTCGATCGGGAGCTGGAGCAGCTGGGCACCGACAGCGAGGTCGACGCCGAACTGGAGACGCTGAAATCCGAGATGGGCGACGCCGAGGCCGAGACTGAGTCGGCCGAAGCGACGTCCGGATCACCGGAGGAGACCGGCGACAGGGACACAGCCGACCTCGAAGACGTCGATACGGCCGACCTCGACGATGTCCAGTCGGAAATCGACAAGTCGGAAGTCGAATCCGAACTCGAAGATATCAAGCAGGAAGAGACCGAGTCGAGTTGA
- a CDS encoding universal stress protein, whose product MYDHILVPTDGSKGTTKSIDHASTIARNNDATVHVLYVIDERLYRAASKDAKEEVIASLKEEGEHAIDDAVARLEDDGVEIVTEQLRGIPYKSILGYAGEEPIDMIVMGTHGRTGRDRIATLGSVTERVVKNADAPVLVVNIDSE is encoded by the coding sequence ATGTACGACCACATCCTCGTGCCGACCGACGGAAGCAAGGGGACCACGAAGTCGATCGATCACGCGAGCACGATCGCCCGGAACAACGACGCGACCGTCCACGTCCTGTACGTGATCGACGAGCGCCTCTACCGGGCCGCCTCGAAAGACGCCAAAGAGGAAGTCATCGCGTCGCTCAAGGAGGAAGGCGAGCACGCGATCGACGACGCCGTCGCCCGACTCGAAGACGACGGCGTGGAGATCGTCACCGAGCAGTTGCGCGGGATCCCCTACAAGTCGATCCTGGGATACGCCGGCGAGGAACCGATCGACATGATCGTGATGGGGACACACGGCCGGACCGGACGCGATCGGATCGCGACGCTGGGGAGCGTCACCGAACGGGTCGTCAAGAACGCCGACGCTCCGGTGCTCGTGGTCAACATCGACAGTGAGTAG
- the purS gene encoding phosphoribosylformylglycinamidine synthase subunit PurS: MTGYTATVTVRLKSGVLDPEAETTQQALERLGFELEELRSADRFELDLDAASAADARERATEMAERLLANPTIHDYEVGVAER; encoded by the coding sequence ATGACCGGCTACACTGCGACGGTGACAGTGCGGCTCAAGAGCGGGGTACTCGATCCCGAGGCCGAGACGACCCAGCAGGCCCTGGAACGGCTCGGGTTCGAACTCGAGGAGCTGCGGTCGGCCGACCGCTTCGAACTCGATCTCGACGCCGCGTCGGCGGCTGACGCCCGCGAGCGCGCGACGGAGATGGCCGAGCGACTGCTCGCCAACCCGACGATCCACGACTACGAGGTCGGCGTGGCGGAACGATGA
- the purQ gene encoding phosphoribosylformylglycinamidine synthase I, whose amino-acid sequence MTVAVVQFGGSNCDRDTVQALEALEIDAERVWHEDSLPEDTDGIVLPGGFSYGDYLRAGAMAAHSPIMDEVKEAAEGGTPVLGICNGAQVGCEASLTPGAFTTNESARFQCEHVHVSVENADTPWTRQFEEGEVIELPIAHGEGRFEIEDDRLAALEDDGRVLFRYCEADGTVTPEANPNGSKHSVAGVTGEAGDNVAVLMPHPERATLPDIGVTDGQGVLEGFRTD is encoded by the coding sequence ATGACGGTCGCCGTGGTCCAGTTCGGCGGGAGCAACTGCGATCGGGACACCGTGCAGGCGCTGGAGGCGCTTGAGATCGATGCCGAGCGCGTCTGGCACGAGGACTCGCTCCCGGAAGACACCGATGGGATCGTCCTGCCGGGTGGCTTCTCGTACGGTGACTACCTCCGTGCCGGGGCGATGGCCGCCCACTCGCCGATCATGGACGAGGTCAAGGAGGCGGCCGAGGGGGGGACGCCCGTGCTCGGGATCTGCAACGGGGCACAGGTCGGCTGTGAGGCCTCGCTGACGCCCGGCGCGTTCACCACAAACGAGAGCGCGCGCTTCCAGTGTGAACACGTCCACGTCAGCGTCGAGAACGCCGACACGCCCTGGACCCGACAGTTCGAGGAGGGAGAAGTGATCGAACTCCCGATAGCGCACGGCGAGGGGCGGTTCGAGATCGAGGACGATCGACTGGCGGCGCTGGAAGACGACGGCCGCGTGCTCTTTCGGTATTGCGAGGCCGACGGGACCGTCACGCCCGAGGCCAACCCCAACGGGTCGAAACACAGCGTCGCGGGCGTCACAGGCGAGGCCGGCGATAACGTGGCCGTGTTGATGCCCCACCCCGAGCGGGCGACGCTTCCCGACATCGGTGTCACGGACGGTCAGGGCGTCCTCGAAGGCTTCCGGACGGACTAG